The following are from one region of the Candidatus Cloacimonas sp. genome:
- a CDS encoding rRNA adenine N-6-methyltransferase family protein — MKALKSLGQNFLIDDNIAKDIVNLGNLQPEDKVWEIGPGRGILTEKILSYNVQLR, encoded by the coding sequence ATGAAAGCCCTGAAATCTCTCGGGCAAAATTTCCTGATTGATGATAACATTGCAAAAGATATTGTCAATCTGGGTAATTTGCAACCCGAAGATAAAGTGTGGGAAATAGGTCCCGGAAGAGGAATTCTTACCGAAAAAATACTATCCTATAATGTTCAACTCCG
- a CDS encoding M42 family metallopeptidase, with product MQNENKKFLFDLLQVPSPSGFEANAQKIVHNYLQDCCDDITNDINGNLIACKKGNGKHKIMIVGHSDEIGFMVNYIDENGFVYVKTLGGFDLNLLPGLRVDIHHNDNIVRGIFGKKPIHLLRDSNDNPKLRLEDLWIDIGAKDKEDALNRVAIGDTATYSSQIEELNEDIIVSKATDNKVGVYIASAVMREIADKNIKADYYAVSSVGEETTLRGASTCAYLIDPDIAIAVDVTFTSDIPGIDKHIFGDVSLGKGPVLCLGSALHPLLNKKLTDLAKEFDIPLQIEISPSRTGTDADAIFASRYGTATAVLSIPNRYMHTPNEVISLTDLDYAVKLLVEFVLSIDDSFDLKR from the coding sequence ATGCAAAACGAAAATAAAAAATTCCTGTTCGATCTGTTACAGGTTCCCAGCCCATCCGGTTTTGAAGCAAATGCTCAAAAAATCGTTCATAATTATCTGCAAGATTGCTGTGACGACATAACGAATGATATAAACGGAAATCTGATTGCTTGCAAAAAAGGCAACGGAAAGCACAAAATAATGATTGTGGGTCATTCCGATGAAATTGGCTTTATGGTTAATTACATTGATGAAAATGGCTTTGTCTATGTAAAGACATTAGGAGGTTTTGATTTAAATCTGCTGCCTGGTTTGCGAGTGGATATTCATCATAACGACAATATTGTCCGAGGCATTTTTGGTAAAAAACCGATTCACTTGTTACGCGATAGCAATGACAACCCTAAATTGAGATTGGAAGATCTTTGGATTGATATTGGCGCAAAGGATAAAGAAGATGCCTTAAACCGCGTAGCCATTGGAGATACAGCTACTTACAGTTCACAAATTGAGGAATTGAACGAAGATATAATTGTCAGCAAAGCCACAGATAATAAAGTAGGCGTGTATATTGCCTCTGCGGTTATGCGCGAAATTGCCGATAAAAACATTAAAGCAGATTATTATGCTGTTTCTTCTGTAGGGGAAGAAACAACGCTGCGTGGCGCTTCAACTTGCGCATATTTGATAGATCCCGATATTGCCATTGCCGTTGATGTTACTTTTACATCGGACATTCCTGGAATAGATAAACACATTTTTGGAGATGTATCTCTCGGTAAAGGTCCTGTTTTGTGTTTGGGTTCTGCTTTGCATCCGCTGCTAAATAAGAAACTTACAGACCTGGCAAAAGAATTTGATATCCCTCTGCAAATTGAGATTTCGCCCTCCCGGACTGGAACTGATGCCGATGCTATTTTTGCTTCCAGATATGGAACAGCCACGGCTGTATTAAGTATTCCCAATCGATATATGCATACTCCCAATGAAGTGATATCACTTACGGATTTGGATTATGCGGTAAAACTATTGGTAGAATTCGTATTGAGCATAGACGACAGCTTTGATTTGAAAAGATAA
- a CDS encoding cupin domain-containing protein, giving the protein MKVIHYDEVQLEPVDAEGAKGAKIRWLIAQKDGAPTFAMRMFEIEPGGHTPFHQHDWEHEVYCLSGKGSLVTERGEMAFGVDDAIFVDPNMKHTFKNTGNEILKFLCIIPHEKPVIKKALNPFADETANNC; this is encoded by the coding sequence ATGAAAGTTATACATTACGATGAAGTGCAACTGGAACCCGTTGATGCCGAAGGAGCTAAAGGGGCAAAAATCCGTTGGTTGATTGCCCAAAAAGATGGAGCTCCCACTTTTGCAATGCGGATGTTTGAAATTGAACCCGGAGGACACACTCCCTTTCATCAACACGATTGGGAGCATGAGGTCTATTGTCTTTCCGGAAAGGGTTCGTTGGTTACGGAAAGAGGAGAAATGGCTTTTGGAGTTGATGATGCCATTTTTGTGGATCCCAATATGAAACACACTTTTAAAAACACGGGAAATGAAATCCTAAAATTCCTATGTATTATCCCCCATGAAAAACCAGTTATTAAAAAAGCCCTGAATCCCTTTGCCGATGAGACGGCAAATAATTGCTAA
- the ribD gene encoding bifunctional diaminohydroxyphosphoribosylaminopyrimidine deaminase/5-amino-6-(5-phosphoribosylamino)uracil reductase RibD, whose translation MTEAEITKYFNIAIKMAEKARGKCSPNPFVGSVIIKNGKIIATGWTLQYGSDHSEIQAIKKAGNEAKDAILFVTLEPCSHFGKTPPCAQAVINAGIKEVYIGIVDPNPKVCGKGIAMLKNAGVEVHYGYFEDKIKKQLEYYLCHIQKNKPFVTLKTALSLDGKYAASDGSSQWITGEKARKYVHKLRSENDVVLTGINTILTDDPLLNVRLPGNPKQPLRVVLDPFLKVPLESKWVNSLLKFPGMIITTEKMLNTPKAKELKKKNASLQTLKAINGHFELKEVLCLLHNMNFYSVLLESGSGLAEAFLKERLIDKFCFIYGAKILGGTKSPFPKLELSNIDDAILMRDIACRKMENDLIVTAYPDYETE comes from the coding sequence TTGACCGAAGCAGAAATAACCAAATATTTCAATATTGCCATAAAAATGGCGGAAAAAGCACGCGGAAAATGTTCTCCCAATCCCTTCGTCGGCTCCGTTATCATAAAAAATGGCAAAATTATTGCTACCGGTTGGACTTTACAATATGGCAGCGATCATTCCGAAATTCAAGCAATTAAAAAAGCAGGTAATGAAGCCAAAGACGCTATTTTATTTGTAACTTTGGAGCCCTGTTCCCATTTTGGCAAAACTCCACCCTGCGCTCAAGCCGTTATAAATGCAGGAATTAAAGAGGTCTATATAGGCATTGTTGATCCCAATCCCAAAGTATGTGGCAAAGGTATTGCAATGCTAAAAAATGCTGGCGTGGAAGTTCATTATGGCTATTTCGAGGATAAAATAAAAAAACAGCTGGAATATTACCTCTGCCATATTCAAAAAAATAAGCCCTTCGTAACTTTAAAAACAGCTCTTTCCTTGGATGGAAAATATGCTGCTTCGGATGGTTCCTCCCAATGGATTACAGGTGAAAAAGCCAGAAAATATGTGCATAAACTGCGGAGTGAAAATGATGTTGTCTTAACTGGAATAAATACAATTTTGACTGATGATCCTCTGCTGAATGTTCGCTTGCCGGGAAACCCGAAACAGCCACTGAGAGTTGTTTTAGACCCTTTTTTAAAAGTTCCTTTGGAATCCAAGTGGGTTAATTCTCTGCTAAAATTTCCCGGGATGATTATTACCACGGAAAAAATGCTGAATACCCCCAAAGCAAAAGAACTAAAGAAAAAAAACGCTTCTCTGCAGACGCTGAAAGCCATAAACGGTCATTTTGAGCTAAAGGAAGTATTATGTCTATTGCACAATATGAATTTTTATAGTGTGCTTTTGGAAAGTGGCAGTGGATTGGCGGAAGCGTTTCTAAAAGAGCGTTTGATTGATAAATTTTGCTTCATTTATGGCGCTAAAATTTTGGGAGGGACAAAAAGTCCTTTTCCAAAATTGGAACTATCCAACATCGATGATGCAATTTTAATGCGAGACATTGCTTGTCGGAAAATGGAAAATGACCTGATTGTAACTGCCTATCCTGATTATGAGACCGAATAA